The Amycolatopsis nigrescens CSC17Ta-90 genomic interval TGCCGCGCTCGACCATGCCGGGCAGCAGCCGCAGCGCCAGCGCGAGCGGGGTCCGCAGCCCGCCGTCCAAAGTGGTGTTCAGGTTGTCCAGGTCCACGTCCAGGATCGGCCGGATCGCCGCCTGGTCGAGGAAGCCGTTCAGCACGGCCACCTCGATCGGGCCGAGTCGCGCGGTGATCTCGGCGAGCACCTCCGGATGGCCGTCGCGGTCGGACAGGTCGGCCGGCACGGCGACCGCGGTCACCCCGTCCGCCGCAAGTTCATCCACATAGGACTTCAGCCGGTCCTCGCTGCGGGAGACCATGGCGACCGCGTACCCCTGCCTGCCGAACCGCCGCGCGGTGGAGATCCCGGCGCCGGGACCGGTGCCGAAAATCGCGAGTGTTTTCATCTGCCAGCCTTCCAGATAAGTTGAGGAACCCCTCATGTTTCTCAACCTACCCGAACTTGAGGACACCTTCAACTTATCTATAATCGGTCCATGCCCACCGAACCGCGTCCCCTGCGCCGGGACGCGCGGCGCAACCGCGAGCTGCTGATCGCGGCCGCCAGGGAGATCTTCGGCAGCAAGGGCCTGGACGCGCCGCTGGACGAGGTGGCCCGGCGGGCCGGGGTGGCCATCGGCACCCTGTACAACCGGTTCCCGACCAGGATCGAACTGGTCGAAGCCGCCTTCAGCGACCTGTTCGACCAGGCGGCGGCGATCGCCGAGGAAGCCGCCGCGATCGAGGATCCATGGCAGGCGTTCGTGTTCTTCCTGGAACGGACCTGCGAGCTGCAGGCGATGGACCGGGGTTACGCCGAGCTCTGCACCCGTCCCCTGCCGGACGCTCCCCTGCTGGAGGCCGGCAAGACCCGCAGCGTGCAGGTGCTGTCCGGGATCATCGACAGGGCCAAGGAGGCCGGGCGGCTACGGGCCGACTTCCGGCTGGAGGATGCCGCACTCGCCTTCACCGGCACCACGGGCACCGCGACCTACGGCGTCGAACCGGAGGCGTGGCGGCGCCATCTGGCCTTCCTGCTCGACGGCTTCCGCGCGGAGAACGCCCATCCCCTGCCCTGACGCAGCGAAGGCCACCTTGCCTGCGTTGAACGCAGGCAAGGTGGCCTTCGCTGCATACCGCCGCTCAGGGCAGGGTGGCGATTTCGCCGCCGACGAAGCGCACGATGTCGGGCAGCACGCGCTTCCAGTACTTCTCGTTGTGCGCACCCGGCGAAAGCCCCGTCTCGGCGGGGTGCGCGGTCTGCACGAACTTGCGGGTGGCCTTGATGAACGGGTCGAAGGTGCCGCACCAGACCCCGACCGGCACCGGCTTCAGCTCGTCGATGTGCAGCAGCGGCTCGTCGCGCTCCCAGTGCGGACGGTCGATGAAAACCTTGCGCGCCTTCGCGTCGTTCCAGCTGACGAACAGCGCCGGGCTGCACACCGCGACCGCGCGCAGGCCGTCGTGGTCGCGGGCGTAGCGCAGCGCGCCGAACCCGCCCATCGAGATGCCGAAGGCGGCCACCGGATCCGGCCTCAGATCGCGGCGCGCCAACCAGCCGGGCAATTCGGTGTTCAGCATCCGCTGCGGATCGTCACCGGCGGAGTCGGTAACCCAGTAGTGCGCGCCGTCCACGGCGGCCACCGCGAACGGCGGCATCCCGGCCCGCACCGCCTCGGTCAGCGCCGCCGGCAGGCCGAGTTCGAGGAACATCCGGGCGTTCGAACCCCGACCGTGCAACGCGACGCACACCGGCAGACCGGCCGTCGGCACTCCTTCCGGAGCGACCAGCACCAGGTCCAGGTCCGCACCGCGGGCCGCCGAGTGCACCCGTTCGACGGTGACCGGCTCGGTCAGCCGGACCCTGGCCGGTGGCGGCGGGCCCGCCGGAGGCCCCGGCTGCCGCTCCGGCTCGGGTTCGCGCGCGCAGCCGCCCGCGGACAGCGCCACCGCTGCACCGCCGAGCAGGAGCCCGCGCCGGGAGACCACCGGTGCTATCCGCGTGACTCGGGCTCGGCGAGCGAGTCCTCGTCCACCTCTTCGCGAGGTGCCCGATACGGGTCCGGGTCGCCGGCCGGCTGTGCGCCGCTGGCGCGGCGCGCCACCTCGGCGTCCGCCTCCCTCGCCTTGGCCAGCAGATCTTCGATCCGCTTGGCGTCCTCGGGGATGTTGTCCGCAACGAAGGTCAGGGTCGGCGTGTACCGGACCCCGGTGCCCTGTCCCACCTTGCTGCGCAGCACCCCGCGCGCGGACTCCAGCGCGGCCGCGGCCGCGTTGAGGTCGGGCTCCGCGTCCAGCTTCTCGCCGAGCACGGTGTAGTACACGGTGGCGTCGTGCAGGTCCGCGGTGATCTTGGTGTCCGTGATCGTCACGTAGTTCAGCCGCGGGTCCTTGATCTCGTGCTCGATCGCGGAGGCCACGATCTGCGAGATCCGCTTGGCCAGCTTGCGTGCGCGAGCCGGGTCGGCCATGGGATTTCCTCTTCTTCCTTAGTCTTCAGGTCCGAGCAGCCGGCGGTGGGCGGAGAGGAACTCCAGCTCCGGCCTGCCCGCGACGAACCGCTCGACCGCGTCCAGCACGTCCCGGACGTGCTCACCGTCGGCGGCAACCACGGCGGCCCCGATCAGCGCCCGGCGGTGCAGGTCGAGATGGCCCGCCTCGGCCACCGACACCTCGAACCGCTTGCGCAGCTCGGCCAGCACCGGCCGGACCACCGAACGTTTCTGCTTGAGTGAGTGAACATCGCCGAGCAGAACGTCCAGCTCGAGCGCACCAACGAACATCGGCATCAGTCTCGTAAAGGGCGCGCGGCGCCTGGTTCGGGGTGGACGGGCACGAGTCCGGTGCGGGGCCGGTGGCGAACAGCCACCGGCCCCGCCCGGTCGTGATCAGGCGCGAGGCTTCTCGCGCTGCTCGTACGTCTCGATGACGTCGCCCACCTTGAGGTCGCTGTAGGACCCCAGGGTCAGACCGCACTCGAAGCCCTCGCGGACCTCGACCGCGTCGTCCTTGAACCGGCGCAGCGAGCTGATCGGCAGGTTCTCCGCGACCACATTGCTGTCCCGGAGCAACCGTGCCCGCGCGTTGCGACGGATCTCGCCCGAGGTGACCAGGCAACCGGCGATGGTGCCGATCTTCGAGGACTTGAAGACCTCGCGGATCTCCGCCTTGCCGAGCTCGACCTCTTCGTACTCCGGCTTGAGCATGCCCTTGAGCGCGGCTTCGATCTCGTCGATCGCCTGGTAGATCACCGTGTAGTAGCGGACGTCCACGCCTTCACGCGTCGCACGCTCGGTGGCCTTGCCCTGCGCCCGGACGTTGAAGCCCAGCACGATCGCGTCGGAGGCGGTGGCCAGATCGATGTCGCTCTCGGTGACCCCACCGACGCCGCGGTGCACCACGTTGAGGTCCACCTCGTCGCCGACATCCAGCTGCATCAGGGATGCTTCGAGCGCCTCGACGGTACCCGAGTTGTCACCCTTGATGATCAGGTTGAGGCTGTTGGTCTCCTTCAGCGCGGAGTCCAGGTCCTCCAGGCTGACCCGCTTGCGCCGCGAGGCGTTGAGCGCGTTCCTGGTACGGGCCGACCGGCGTTCGGCGATCTGCCGCGCCACCCTGTCCTCGTCCACGACGAGGAAGGTGTCACCGGCGCCGGGCACCGAGGTGAACCCGATGACCTGCACCGGCTGCGACGGGGTCGCTTCGGTGACGTCCGCGTTGTGCTCGTCGACCATCCGGCGCACCCGGCCGTAGGCGTCGCCCGCCACCACCGAGTCGCCGACCCGCAGCGTGCCGCGCTGCACCAGCACCGTGGCCACCGGACCGCGGCCGCGGTCGAGGTGTGCCTCGATCGCGACACCCTGGGCCTCCATGTCCGGGTTGGCCCGGAGGTCCAGCGTGGCGTCCGCGGTCAGCAGGATCGCCTCCAGCAGGCCGTCGATGTTGATGTTCTCGCGGGCCGAGATCTCCACGAACATCGTGTCGCCGCCGTACTCCTCGGCGACCAGGTTGTACTCGGTGAGCTGCTGGCGGATCTTGTCGGGGTTCGCCCCCTCCTTGTCGATCTTGTTCACCGCCACCACGATCGGCGCCTTCGCCGCCTGGGCGTGGTTGATCGCCTCCACCGTCTGCGGCATCACCCCGTCGTCGGCGGCGACCACGATCACCGCGATGTCGGTGGAGTTCGCACCACGGGCACGCATGGCGGTGAACGCCTCGTGACCGGGGGTGTCGATGAAGGTGATCAGGCGCGCGGTGCCCTCGAGCTCGGTCTCGACCTGGTAGGCACCGATGTGCTGGGTGATGCCACCGGCCTCGCCCTCGCGCACCTTCGCCTTGCGGATGGTGTCGAGCAGCCGGGTCTTACCGTGGTCGACGTGACCCATCACGGTCACCACCGGCGGCCGGACCTGCAGGTCCTCCTCATCACCGGCGTCCTCGCCGTAGGTGATGTCGAAGGTCTCCAGCAGCTCGCGGTCCTCCTCCTCGGGGGAGACCACCTGGACGGTGTAGTTCATCTCCGAGCCGAGCAGCTCGAGCACCTCGTCCGACACCGACTGCGTGGCGGTGACCATCTCACCGAGGTGGAACAGCACCTGCACCAGCGAAGCCGGGTTCGCGTCGATCTTCTCCGCGAAGTCGGTTAGCGAGGCACCGCGCGGCAGCCGGATCGTCTCGCCGCTGCCCTTGGGCAGGCGGACGCCGCCGACGCTGGGCGCCTGCATGTTGTCCATGTACTCCTGGCGCTTCTGCCGCTTCGACTTGCGGCCCTTGCGCGAGGGGCCACCGGGACGGCCGAAGGCACCGGCGGTACCGCCGCGGCCACCGGGACCACCACGACCGCCGCCACCGCGGAAGCCGCCACCGCCGGCTGGCGCGCCGCCACCGGGACGGAAACCGCCGCCGCCACCGCCCCCACCGGGACCGCTGCCGCCGCCGGGACCGCCGCGGAAACCGCCGCCGCCACCACCGGGACGACCGCCGCCGCCACCGGGACCGCCACGACCGGCGCCGGGTCCGCCACCGGGGCCACCTCGACCGGCACCGGGACCACCACGGCCACCGGGACCGCCGCCGGGGCGGGCGGCCGGACGACCGGGCATCATGCCCGGGTTCGGGCGAGGCGGCATGTTGCCGGGACTCGGCCGGTTGCCGCCGGGCGCACCGCTGCCGGGACGCGGGGCCGGACGGTCGCCACCGGGCCGGTCACCGCCGGGACGCTGGGACCGGTCGGGACGGTCGCCGCCCTGCTGGCCGCCGCCGGGACGCGGTGAGGCCGGACGCGGGGCCGGCGAACCGGAGCCGACGCCGAACGGGTTGTTGCCGACCCGCGGGGTACGCGGACCGGGCTTCGGGCCGCCGGGCTTGGGGCCCTGCGGCTTCGGCGGAACCACCGATCCACCCTGGGCCGCGGCCGCGGCCGGGTTCTCCTGGGCGGGAGCGGGCTCCGGCTTCTGCGGCTTCTGCGGTGCGGCCGGTTGCTCGGCCGCAGCCGGCTTTTCCACCGGGGCCGGCTTCTC includes:
- a CDS encoding SDR family NAD(P)-dependent oxidoreductase, with product MRGSSTYLEGWQMKTLAIFGTGPGAGISTARRFGRQGYAVAMVSRSEDRLKSYVDELAADGVTAVAVPADLSDRDGHPEVLAEITARLGPIEVAVLNGFLDQAAIRPILDVDLDNLNTTLDGGLRTPLALALRLLPGMVERGNGGLLFGLGASAKIPIPMLGGYGVAGAGLRNYVLAAHGELAAKGVYAGMLTIGALVERSDAQKLFDTDAGATRGLEPELVDPDELAERYWRLYTERDRPEETVGF
- a CDS encoding TetR/AcrR family transcriptional regulator produces the protein MPTEPRPLRRDARRNRELLIAAAREIFGSKGLDAPLDEVARRAGVAIGTLYNRFPTRIELVEAAFSDLFDQAAAIAEEAAAIEDPWQAFVFFLERTCELQAMDRGYAELCTRPLPDAPLLEAGKTRSVQVLSGIIDRAKEAGRLRADFRLEDAALAFTGTTGTATYGVEPEAWRRHLAFLLDGFRAENAHPLP
- a CDS encoding alpha/beta hydrolase, encoding MVSRRGLLLGGAAVALSAGGCAREPEPERQPGPPAGPPPPARVRLTEPVTVERVHSAARGADLDLVLVAPEGVPTAGLPVCVALHGRGSNARMFLELGLPAALTEAVRAGMPPFAVAAVDGAHYWVTDSAGDDPQRMLNTELPGWLARRDLRPDPVAAFGISMGGFGALRYARDHDGLRAVAVCSPALFVSWNDAKARKVFIDRPHWERDEPLLHIDELKPVPVGVWCGTFDPFIKATRKFVQTAHPAETGLSPGAHNEKYWKRVLPDIVRFVGGEIATLP
- the rbfA gene encoding 30S ribosome-binding factor RbfA, whose protein sequence is MADPARARKLAKRISQIVASAIEHEIKDPRLNYVTITDTKITADLHDATVYYTVLGEKLDAEPDLNAAAAALESARGVLRSKVGQGTGVRYTPTLTFVADNIPEDAKRIEDLLAKAREADAEVARRASGAQPAGDPDPYRAPREEVDEDSLAEPESRG
- a CDS encoding DUF503 domain-containing protein, with protein sequence MFVGALELDVLLGDVHSLKQKRSVVRPVLAELRKRFEVSVAEAGHLDLHRRALIGAAVVAADGEHVRDVLDAVERFVAGRPELEFLSAHRRLLGPED
- the infB gene encoding translation initiation factor IF-2, with the protein product MPGKARVHELAKELGVTSKEVLAKLKEQGEFVKSASSTVEAPVARRLRDAYPKKESGRSGSKRPAPAPPAAKSPAPAPAPSAPKPATEQAPPAEKPAERPAAKPSAVPGPRPGPKPPAPAPSPAPAEKPAPVEKPAAAEQPAAPQKPQKPEPAPAQENPAAAAAQGGSVVPPKPQGPKPGGPKPGPRTPRVGNNPFGVGSGSPAPRPASPRPGGGQQGGDRPDRSQRPGGDRPGGDRPAPRPGSGAPGGNRPSPGNMPPRPNPGMMPGRPAARPGGGPGGRGGPGAGRGGPGGGPGAGRGGPGGGGGRPGGGGGGFRGGPGGGSGPGGGGGGGGFRPGGGAPAGGGGFRGGGGRGGPGGRGGTAGAFGRPGGPSRKGRKSKRQKRQEYMDNMQAPSVGGVRLPKGSGETIRLPRGASLTDFAEKIDANPASLVQVLFHLGEMVTATQSVSDEVLELLGSEMNYTVQVVSPEEEDRELLETFDITYGEDAGDEEDLQVRPPVVTVMGHVDHGKTRLLDTIRKAKVREGEAGGITQHIGAYQVETELEGTARLITFIDTPGHEAFTAMRARGANSTDIAVIVVAADDGVMPQTVEAINHAQAAKAPIVVAVNKIDKEGANPDKIRQQLTEYNLVAEEYGGDTMFVEISARENINIDGLLEAILLTADATLDLRANPDMEAQGVAIEAHLDRGRGPVATVLVQRGTLRVGDSVVAGDAYGRVRRMVDEHNADVTEATPSQPVQVIGFTSVPGAGDTFLVVDEDRVARQIAERRSARTRNALNASRRKRVSLEDLDSALKETNSLNLIIKGDNSGTVEALEASLMQLDVGDEVDLNVVHRGVGGVTESDIDLATASDAIVLGFNVRAQGKATERATREGVDVRYYTVIYQAIDEIEAALKGMLKPEYEEVELGKAEIREVFKSSKIGTIAGCLVTSGEIRRNARARLLRDSNVVAENLPISSLRRFKDDAVEVREGFECGLTLGSYSDLKVGDVIETYEQREKPRA